TTCACATCTGCGACAGCCTTCTCCCTCCCGGCATAGACCCTTTGGGGATATGGAACTCGGTAAAGCTGGACTCCTTGTGCCGTCCACGAATGAAGAACAACCTCATAAGGATAGAGATAAGCCCGGCGGTGGAACATACACGTGATTTCACGCCGGAGGACTGGAAACAGCTCTGGCAGGATTTCGTCACGGAGTTTGACCGTCAGGAGATGAAAGACAGGAAAGGCCGCTTGCTCTCTCCAAGAACCAATCTCGCAGGAAGCAAGTCAACCGTGTGGCTGCACCTTGAATCCGACAGCGGGACTCCGCACCTCCACGCGATAGTGAGCCGTCTTGACGAAGACGGAAACATCAACAACGACAGCAACATCCATTTGCGGGCACAACGGGCGGCGGAACGTGTCGCGAGAAAACGGGGCTGGCAGACAGCGGCCAATATCCACGACATAAACCGTCAGTCTGTCAGCCGCGACTGTCTCGATGTCCTGTACAGAATGAGTGAATGGTCGATTGACGATTATTTCGCCCGGCTTGAGGCGAAAGGATATAGTTTCAAGGTAAGGACTGATGAGAAAGGCGTAATCCGAGGATATATACTGAAAAAAGGAAATGCGAAGTTCAAGGCATCCGAGTTAGGCAAGGGTCGCAACCTCATGGCATCCAAACTTGAAGCAACATGGAATAAACTGCACCCGACGCATGGACAGCAGACAAAAGCCGACAGCGAGGAATACTATAATCGACCCGACTATACCGCTTACAGACCTGATACCCGGCGAGTCAATTTCGAGCATGAAGGCAATTCCTACACCCGTTTTATCCCCGAACAGGTCATGCAGATGTTTGATAACGAGTTCGACAGCAACGAGGTGGACAACTGGGTCGACCTTATCAACGAAGCGTGCTACCATTTCGCCGTGGCTATGGGCTATATGGCGTTTCTCAACGCACCGGCCCACGTTTCAGGTGGCGGTGGGTCATCGGGCAACGACCTTCCGAGGAAGCGCGACGACCTGGAGGAAGAGATCGCCCGTGCCCGTCGTTGTGCCGAGGCAGCCCGCTCCAAGATAGGAATTGTAAGAAAACGAGGATTCAGAAGATAAGCACGAATTATGGCACTCAAAAAATTCGACATATCGGAGGTCAACAAAGCCGGGGCTGACGAAAGGAACGATGAACTGCGACAGAACGAAATCGCCGCGCAAAACAATCTTGCCGGACAGATCCGAATCTTCGTAAAGGAGGCTCCAAACATTATAGAAGCATTGGATAATGCACTGTTGAAACTGGACGCTCAAAAATTCTCATCTTCGGTAAACGACGGCATGAAGAAGACCGTCAGCGAAATGACGAGATCTTTCATCGCCGGGGTCAAGCCCACGGTTGACCGGATTGACAACAGGCAACGAGTTTCCCTTCCAAGTATTGTGTTCTATGTGGCATTTGACACGCTGATATGGCTGCTCATATTCTTTGCATTGGTAGTCTATGCCTCCTGTCAGCCCAATGTATCGGAAACACTGCCAGGCATAATCGGGACGACTTTCTTCTTCTGGCTTGTCTCCACTGCAGCCATCGTTTACCTCTCACGCAAATTCAAATGGTAATGATTGTACAAGTAACAAAAACAATGATCAGCCTAAATATGCTCTGTTCCGATACATTCCCAACAATGCCGATAAAACACCTCCGTCGGGGCTGTTTTGTTACCCACTCAAAAATAACAATTTGTTACCCGTTGATAATCAATGCTAAGCATGGATATATCGAAAATTTCCACCAGTATTTTTTCAATCTCCCTCCCGACAACGACTATATCAAGTGGACTGTCGGCAAGGCGATGTATATGGCTGACGGCACCGCCCTGAAGCAGAAGCAGGCCCTTGATGAGAACGGCTTTTATTCCGACATCATATCATCTTCGGCTGTCTGCACCATAATCTGTGACTCTATCCAGTTCGACGAGCATACACGCAAGTTCAGCTACTACGGGACGCAGATTATCAAGAGGCGCACGCGCGATCTCAAACGCACCATGCTCACCACCGGCTATGTGGAGAATGTGCCACGTACCCAGAACAATCCCCACGGACTGATGATAACCAACTGGCGTACTCTTGAAAACAAAGACCTTGACTATTAAAACCTGACTTATGAAATCCCTAAGACAAACTTTCAGAGACAACCGGAGGAAAGCACATGGCGCGATACGCTCATGGCTCCGGCCAAAGATGGGTGCCATAGGCACACGCTACCGTCTGGCCGCCCGGATAAGGAAGGCCAATTCATGGGCCATGCGACACCCTCGCCGGACTTTCGGCTATGTCGTCGGCTCCCTGCTGATGATACTATTGTGCGATATCATAGTGACCGGGGCGCGGATGGAATCTCAGGAGCCGGAACTGCAATCCATCGCCAAGGTCGAGCCTATCTTCAGCGGCTTCCGCACCATTCAGGCCAACAAGGAGGCGCAACGCCGACGGCTCATTGAGATAACAGGTGACGGTCAGGCGGTCAAGCATGAACTTGACTCCCTTATCGCCATTCCACACAAGAGCCATGACGACTCAATAGGCATAATACGCCGGTACAGGCAGCTTGAACAGATTGTAAAATCCCTCAAACATAACGATAACAATGAAAAAGATTAATTTCAGACAACCGAAGTATATCTTCCCTGCGGTGATTTTCGTGCCGCTGTGTGCGCTGATATATTTCGCAATGGAGACTTTCGGCGGTGGTGGCGATGACCCTCAGGCCGTGGCGACAGACCGTATCAACTCCACTCTGCCGGAGGCCAACGCCGAGGCTCCCGGTGACAAGATGTTCGAGATGTCACGCCGCTTCGGTGACGAGGACGCCTTTACCGCCGTGGGTGCGCTCGGCGAGGAACAGGAGGAACGCGAGGCTCTTGAACACGGCTACACCGAAGACGAGCTGAACCGTCTCGACGCGGCCGAGGCCGAGCGTATCCGTCAGCAGCAGGAGCTGGAGGAACTGGAGCGTTCCCTTGCTGAATCGCGCCGGCATATCAACTCATACGCTTACGGCGACGGCTATAATCCTGCCGACTATGAACCTGCCGTTGACCCCCGTAGCGAATATGCACGCGACCTTGAGGCGATACAGCAGCGCAGCTACGAGCGTCAGAAAGCTATTGAGGCCGGACTTGGCATAGGACAGCCCGACCCGGAGGAAGCCATGCGCAAGCACCGGGCCGACTCCATAGCAAGAGTGCGTGAGATCGAGCGTGAGAAGAACCGCCCCCTGCTGGTGCTTAAATCACGGGAGACCAATGCCGACAAGTTCAATACCGTGGGGAGTTCGGCCGATAATGTCGATGCTCCGCTTATCCGTGCCATGATCGACAAGACAACAAAGGCGCACGAGGGCACGAGGCTACGTTTCAAGTTGCTCGATGATGTGACCATACATGATGTGAGGCTTGCAAAGGGCACATACCTGTACGGCACCGTCACCGGCTTCGGCCAACAGCGTGTCCGCGCCGCCATCACTTCCATTCTTGTAGGCGGAAAGTTCCTGAAAGTGAACCTGTCGGTGTTCGACAACGACGGCATGGAGGGCTTCTATGTCCCGGAGTCCGCTTTCCGCGACTTTATGAAAGAGGCGGGTACCAGCACAGTGCAGCAGAATATCAGCTTTGAGTCGGAGAGCGGCTACGGCTCCGGAATATCAGGCGAGGCCATCGCTTTGCAGGCTCTCCAGAATATGTATAACTCCGCGACTTCCGCTGTGTCGGCCAATATCCGCAAGAACAAGGCGAAAATCAAATACAACACTATCGTTTACCTTATCAATTCAGAGGAAGCATATTAACCGGTAATCAACCAACCCATTATGAAAGATAAAATTATTGCAGCGACCCTCGCGCTATGCGCCGTCGCAATCCCGGCGACAGCCAAAGAGAAGATCCTTGTCAACTCGGAAGTGACAACACATATCGTCATGCCTGAGAATATCAAGATGGTGGACTTATCCACCACTAAGATTATCGGCAACCAGTGTGCCGACAACATAGTGCGTATCAAGCCGTTCATCGAGGCTGACTCTGTACCCGCCCACTACCGCGAGGGTGAGCTGATGGGTACTCTCACACTCATCGGCGAGCGGCATCTGGCACAGTACGATGTGGTATATACCGCCGCCCCTTCGCGTGCCGCCTCTATCCACCGTGTGCCATACGCCGGATTGGACTCATACATCAATCCGGAGGTATCCATGCCTCAGTCGGAAATGGCACGTTATGCCTGGGCCGTATATGGCAGCGGTCGAAAATACAATCAGGTGGTCTCCAAAGCCAACGGCATGAAGGCGATTGTCAACAACATCTATTCGATAGGCAACTATTTCTTCATCGACTACTCCCTTCAGAACAGCACGAAGATAGCATACGACATCGCCGAGGTGCGAGTGAAGCTCACTGACAAGAAGGAGGTCAAGGCCACAAACTCGCAGACGGTGGAATTGTCGCCGGTATATTCGCTGAACCTTGCCAGGAAGTTCAAAAAGAACTACCGCAACGTGCTTGTGCTCGACAAGCTGACTTTCCCAGACGAGAAGGTGCTCCGCATCGAAATATCCGAGAACCAGATAAGCGGACGTGTCATAACCCTTACCGTGGAGTATGACGACATTCTCAACGCCGACGGCTTCGACTCCGACATACTCAAAAATCTGCCGTTCAACTATTCACCCCATATTTACAAATAATCCGGCACTATGAAAAAGACACTATTCGCAATCATCTGTGCGGTGGCTTCTCTCACGGCCACCGCGCAGGAAAACAAGATAGCCGTCAACGCAGGCTTCCTGTTCCCGTCAACTCTCAACGCCACCGTTGGCTACGAGAGGTCGTTCACCTACGGCAACGCCGTGGAGGTCTATGGCGAGATTGGCAATCATTGGAAATCGGGCGAGGGTCAGTTCTGGAAAGGTTATTACTGGGACGGGGGCATAATCTACAAACACCGTTTGCACCGTTACAAGAACGGCAGCTTCCGTGTCCGCTTCGGCCCTCAGTTCGGAGCGGTGGAGAGAAAGTTTTTCATCGGTATCGAGGGAGGCTTTGAATACAACTATGTGTTTCAGAACGGATGCGAGTTCTCGATCATACAGAAGAATAATGTGAATTTCCTGCATGGCGACACGTTCCGCAACGGCCTCATGCTCGGATTCAAGATACCTTTCTGAAATCAGCCGAACAATTCCGAATGGGAGCCGAGACGCACAAGATTGATCTCATCTGTGTCCGGGTCAAACCATATCAAAAGGAAATCACCTTCTATATGGCACTCCATGTGGCCGGCATAATTCCCCGTCAGAGGGTGAGGACGGTTTTCTTCCGGTATCGGCTCCTCATTTTGTAGCAACTCCAGAATCCTGAACAGTTTTTCAACCTTTTTCGGATTATTGCGGAAACGCTTGTAGTCTTTCTTGTATTGACTGCCGGGTTTTAGTTTTTTCATAATCCCATGGATTTTTCCATCGCCTCAACCGAGGAAAGATTCAGGGCAGGCTCGTTGCGGAGACGACCGCTTGCCGCCTCTTCCATTGCCTCAAGTGTGACAGCATTAGGTTCGTGGTATGCGGCATCAAGGAGAACAGTCTCAACATAATTGTTAAGGCTGCGGTTCTGCCGTTTTGCAAGCTGCTTCAATCTGTCAATGAGTTCCACGGAAAGGCGGAAGCTCTGGTTCTTTTTCAGTGCTATTTCCATATCCATATTATTTTATACTGCAAAGTTAGTGTAAATGTATTACAAAAACAATAATTCTACCATATAAGTTCCCAGACTATGGCTTTTGAAGAAACAAAGGAACAGCAACAGATGTATAACTACTTCCGTAGCTGTATCTACATATTCCTGATTATCGAGATCGTGATGAACCTGCCTATCACGGCTGACAACCGCGTGACGCAGTTCATACTCGACCTGCTCGGACGCTTCAAGGTGTTCAACTCCGTGGCCGGGTGCAAGGTTGTCGAACTTGTTTGCATATGTGTGGTATGTATCGGCACCAAAGCGAAAAAGGCATTGAAGTTCAATCTGAAGACTATGGTGGTATATCCGGTGCTTGCAGGTCTCACTCTCGTAGGACTGTGCTTCATCTTCCATCACGGCACATGGGGTATGTCGCTCTTCGGCTTCCCGGCAAGCCGTGTCCTGTATGCCTTCTGCTCGGTGGTCGGCACCATGCTCGTTCACCAGGGACTCGACGGTATCGCCAAGTATTACAACCACAAGGTCGGTGAGGACAGGTTTAATTTTGAGAATGAATCTTTTGAACAGTCCCGTCAGGAGGCCAATACCCCTTATTCAGTGAATATCCCGATGATATTCTACTGGAAAAAGCGTATGCACAACGGCTACATCAACATTATCAATCCGTTCCGAGGAACGATTGTGTTGGGTACTCCCGGCTCCGGCAAGTCTTTCGGCATCATAGATCCGTTCATTAGGCAGCACGCAAGAAAGGGCTTCGCCATGATGGTATATGACTATAAGTTCCCGACGCTTGCCAAGACGCTTTTCTATCAGTATTGCAAGAACTTACACTACGGTAATCTGCCGAATGGCTGCGGTTTCCGCATAGTCAATTTTACCGATGTGGAGTATTCCAACCGTATCAATCCAATCCAGCGTAAATACATTCCCGACCTCGCGGCGGCTTCGGAGACGGCAGCCACGCTTCTTGCCTCGCTCAACAAGGGCGGTGGTGAGAAAAAGGGCGGCTCGGAGGCTTTCTTCACCAACTCGGCCGAGAATTTTCTCGCGGCGATCATCTATTTCTTTGTGAATTTCCACCCGACAGGTTTTCTGAAAGGGAAAAAACTGAAACGCTATATATCGCATGAGGGCAAGAAATTGGAGCTTGTGATACGCAACTGGGACGATTTCAACGCTCTGGACGAGAACGGCGAGGTCATGCTTGACTTCGTGAACGAGAACGGACGCGACGTATCCACCGACGAGGACAAGATGTTCGTTGACCTTAACGGCTTCTCCTATATCGACCGCATGGGTAAGCTGATACTGATTGACCGCTGTTGGTATGAGGACGAGAACGGAAACGAGGTTGAGCCGGACACTATCACAGGTGAGTTTTCGGATATGCCCCATGTGCTGTCGTTCCTTGGACGCAAGTATTCCGAGGTGTTCGACATTCTGATGATGGACGATAAGATAGCCTCGCTGATGGCTCCCTTCAAGTCCGCATACGAAAACAAAGCCAACGACCAGCTTGAAGGTATGGTGGGTACTCTCCGCGTAAATGCCGCACGCCTTGTATCTCCTGAAGCCTATTGGGTGTTCACCGGCGATGATTTTGACTTGAAGATTTCCGACCCGGTGAGTCCGAGCTATCTTGTGATTGCCAACGACCCCGAAAAGGAACAGGTCATCGGCTCTCTGAACGCTCTTGTGCTTAACCGTCTGATAACCCGTGTCAATTCCAAAGGCAACATCCCTGTCAGTATCATCGTTGACGAGCTTCCCACGCTGTACTTCCACAAGATTGACCGACTGATCGGCACGGCGCGAAGCAACAAGGTTGCCGTGACCCTCGGTTTTCAGGAGCTTCCGCAGTTGGAGGCTGACTATGGCAAGGTGGGTATGCAGAAGATTATCACGACCTGCGGTAACATATTCATGGGTGCGGCACGAAACAAGGAGACTCTTGAATGGGCGCAGAATGATGTTTTCGGTAAAGCAAAGCAGACATCGACATCAATCACCATAAACGACCAGAAAATCTCAACCTCCATTTCCGAGAAGATGGACTATCTCGTTCCGGCGGCGAAAATCGCTGACATGGCTACGGGCTGGCTTGCAGGTCAGGCGGCACGTGACTTCACGGCCACCGATGAAAAAATGCTGTCGCATTTCGACATCGAGGACTCCGAGGAGTTCAAGACAACCAAGTATTTCTGCAAGACGCACTTCGATATGGCACGTATCAAGGAGGAGGAATCCAACTATGTGGAGTTGCCTAAAATCTATTCTTTCGACAGTGAGCGAGAGAAGGAGATTATGCTCAACCGCAATTTCAAGCGTGTTAACCAGGAGGTGGCCGATATGGTTAAGGAACTTCTTGGCACTGAATAACACATTTTTTATCATGGAAACCACCGCCAAAATATCCGTTCCCCTCTCGCTCCGCTTATCCGGAAGTGCGTTGAAGATTATCGCCATTCTCTCGATGGTGGCCGACCATTGCGCCTACTTCCTTATGGAGCCGGGCACTCCGATGTACGACTGTCTGCGATGCTTCGGCAGGATAGCGTTCCCTGTGTTCGCTTTCCTTGTCGCCGAGGGGTTCGCGCATAGCCGCGACCGCATGAGATATTTTCTGATACTATTGCTTGCCGGTGCAGTCAGTGAATTGCCGTGGTATCTGCTCAACGGAGCGGACGATACGCATAATGTCATGTTCACTCTCTCCCTCGGAGTTGTGGCACTCGCCATATTCGACCGTATGTGTGAACATGGGCCGCTGTCTTTCATCGGTATTGCAGGTATCGCTGTTCTGGCATGGTGGCTCGGAACGGATTATGACTGGCGCGGTGTTCTGATGATAGCAGTGTTCTACATCCTCCGGCACCAGACCATACGCCCGTGGTTGGAGCGTTCATCGACACATTTTCCCTCTCAGGCTATTCTTCAGATTATATTCACGTTTCCTTTGATGGCTCACTACGGCATAGCCGGTGCGTTGCTCGCCTCCGGAATAATTTTCCTATATGACGGCACCCGCGGCTTCATAAGAAGCAAACCGGCCAAATACAGTTTCTACGCCATATACCCGGCACATCTGATGTTAATTTGGTTATTGTATTGATTAACTTATAGTAATTGTTAATATTATTAAGTGTTCTGACGGTAATTATGCAAAATTACCATCATAACGCTATTGTCTTTATTTATATTATACCATGCAATCAATGAATAACGAGGATTATTATTTTGTACACGTCAAATAAAATCATTACATTTGCAACAAAAACGAGTAACTCTAACTCAGCAAAAAACGAGCAACACTAACTCAATAATCACGAGTAACAGTTACTCCATAAAAACGAGAATATCTCCCAATCATATAAATAATATCGTTATGGCGACTATTGAACAGCTTATGGCTGACTCACTTGAACAGCTACATATTCTGCAACAACAGAATCCTAACCTTGTACTAAAAGGTACAGAACAGTTATCTCGCGTTCATCTTAAGCGATTATTGGATAATGGATGGTTGCAGGAGGTTATGAAAGGTTGGTACATACCTTCTCGTCCGGGCAGCGAGGGAGATACGACTGTATGGTACACATCATATTGGCATTTTATAAAAGCCTATCTCAATTCAAGATTTGATGATGATTGGATTCTGATGCCGGATCAATCCCTTGATATTCTTTCAGGAAAGACTACTGTTCCAATACAATTGGTTATAAAGGCCCCCCAAGCATCTAACAATACAGTAAATTTACCTTATGGTCATTCCATCCTGTCTATCAAAAGTGAAATTCCTGCCGTTTCTTATGTTGAACCTCAATACGAATTAAGGCTTTATTCATTAGAGGAAGCCTTAATCTATGCTTCACCGGCATATTTCGAGCGAGACGAGATTTCTGCCAGAACTTGTCTCTCGATGGTTAAAGATACGTCAGATGTTTTACGTTATCTTGTAGAGATTGGAGCGACTACCCGCGCCGGTCGGCTGGCCGGAGCTTTCCGAAATAATGGTCAGGCTGATTTTGCAGATGAAATACTCAGGACAATGAAAGAATTTGGGTATAAGGTCATGGAGACAGACCCATTTATCTCAGTTCGCACAACTCCATATAGACCTGAAATATCGCCTTATGCAGCGAGAATACGGCAGATGTGGGCAAATATGCGTGAGCAGGTTATTGAAAATTTCCCTTTTAAGCCTGAAAATTCAGTTGATATGCAGAACTATATTCGCAATGTTGACGAAAAGTATCTGGAAGATGCATACCATTCTCTTTCAATAGAAGGGTATCAGGTATCAAAGGAACTTATAGAGAAAGTACGTTCCGGGAACTGGCAACCGGATAAAGAAGATAAGGAGCATAAGCGTGCACTTGTAGCGCGTGGATATTATCAAGCGTTCAATGCTGTAAAGGAATCAATAAAGAAAATTCTTGAAGGCAACCACGCCGGTGATGTTGTCAGCAATGATCATAGCCATTGGTATAGACAGATGTGGATGCCGTTTGTAACCACCGGTATTTTGAAAGCCTCGGACCTTATAGGCTATCGCAGGAGTCAAGTATATATCAGAGGGTCTAAACATATTCCGCTAAACCCTGAGGCTGTCGCTGATACAATGCCGGTACTTTTTAATCTAATGTCTGAAGAACCGGACGCACGTGTTCGTGCAATACTTGGTCATTTCATATTTGTTTTCATACACCCTTATATGGATGGAAACGGGAGAATGGGCCGTTTTATACTTAATGCCATGCTCGCATCCGGTGGCTATCCCTGGACTATCGTCCCTGTGGAATTAAGAGCCGATTATATGAAGGCTCTTGAAAATGCCAGCGTTAACGGAGACATTTCACAATTCTCACAAGTTATCGCAAACCTTGTAAAAGCACAACTTAAATAACAGGTTATCAGAATAACTCACAAAGGCAACCAAAAGTGGTTGCCTTTGTCATTTTAGTTCGCCCGACATGGGCATAATCTAACGGGTGCAAGTCCCTAACGCGGCCTAATAGCGGCAAGCGTACAGCCAAAGACAAGCTGCCAATGGCGACATTGGGTGTGAAGGAAGTCAGCGGCAAAGCACTGGCCTGACGTACAGAAACTTGATATCAAGGCGTTTGCTCGTGGGTAAGACTGCTAAAGAAGTCAAAGCCCGATAGCTATTCGGAACGAGTGGCGTAAATCAAGCAGGTATAAGTGTCAAAGATTATGCTCTTAATCGGGGAGGTCTCACGGACGCAGTTGCGACCCAATTACTCAAAACTGCGGAGTAAAGCTTGCCGTGAGAAGTCAGCAGAGGTCATAGTACCGAACCACGGGTTGGTTTGGGAAGGACTGAACCGTGCAGTCAAGCAGTAACTGATGGTTTGGTTAAAGGTCTTTAGTAGTCAGATGTCCGAAGAGGAGCTAACTGCCGGACGATAGGTCGGAAACCGACAATAGGCAGAAGTGACGATACCTTAATTGCGCCAAAGACAACGCGAGACACCGAGTCGAGAATAAACAAAGTCGGTAAAGCACGGAACCGCCGTATGCGGAACCGCTTGTACGGTGGTGTGAGAGGACAAGTGAACACGAAAGAGGTGAACACCTCAATTAGTGTTCACCTCCTACTCGATTAGTTGTCGAAGCACCCTAATCACGGCACGGATATAGCCCGGATCTTCAGCGTAGCCAATCTTTTTCAGCCACAGCAGATAATTTCCTCCCTTATATTGGTACTGTACTTTTGTGTAGTATGCTTTGACAGATTCAGTCCAGTGGTTAAACTCATAGTATTTGCCTGTGCGTGGATTGGTAAGCCCGAAAAGGTTGTGCTTGTTTCGGCAGACCGGGGATTTGAACCAACCTGTTTCAAGTATTGCCTGTGCCAATACTATCTTTGGATATTTTATGCCGTTCTTTTCAATCTCGGCAATCAGGTTTGGAATGGTCAGATCCGGTAGTCCGGAACTGACGGGTGCTTGCTGGAAATGTGACTTTGATGTGGTGACAATGCTTGCAGATAGCGTTTGTGGCATATTTTTTACGCCAATAACCGTCTCCGGGATTGATGATATTTGAGGCGTTGCGCTATCACTCTTATTGTCAGTGCTATATACTTCTCTCTTGTGCATTTCAACCGTCACAGGAGAATCTTTTGTGACGGTGTAAAACTGGGCTGCGGCATACTGTGAACAGAAAACTGCACAAGCCATCGCAACAAAAATGTTCGGAATTTCAAATTTAGCAATCATGTGGGGATAATTTTGAGGCCGACAAGCGGTTACGCCGCAAATTTATAACCTCTAATTCATTGACATGGAAATTCCGAACAAAAATCAGCAGGACACGCTCCCTTATGAAAAACTCGCCCTTTTGGGTATCGACAGGGAGAAAGCTGATATGCTTCCGCAGGACGTGAAGCAAAAACTGATGCAGGGGGAGGTCACGCCTCTTTTGCAGGTGTCTATCGACACCGGGAATGGCATGGTTATCTCATTACCCCTCAAACTCCAGCTCGCCGCCGACAAGGACGGCAACCCCACGCTGATCGCATATCCCGTGCAGCGTGAACTGTCTGTTGACAGAAACAACGAGCTTCGCCTGTCGCAACAGGAACTTGACGCACTGCGCCGTGGCGACGTGTTGCAGAAAGCCATCGACATCAACGGCGAGAAGACTCAGCAGTATCTCCAGCTCGACCCGGAAACGAAGTCAATCATCCACCGCCGCATAACCGAGGTGCAGATTGAGCAAAAGTTGAAGGACATGGAAAAGGTCAACGACATCGAGCTTGGCTCCCAACAGAAACAGCAGGCACGCGAAGGCAAACCGGTGGAACTGTCGGTAGGCGGCGAAAAGGTATCGGTTGGCATCGACCTCAAGGAACCTCAGGGCTTCAAGATCGTAAAAGGCGACCTCAAGGAGTGGGAGCGTCAGCAGAAATTCCGTTATGACGAGCAGCACCCCGAATATCTCGGTCTGGTAATGACCGACAAGAACCGCTGGGAGTACCGGAAAGTTGTCGAGCATGACTCTAAGGAACGTGCCATCAGCCTCGACCCCACGCAGAAAGAGGAACGCAAATCCGGTCTCAAACGCTGACGCACATGGCAGCTTCAAGAAAAAAAGAGCCGGGCCAACTCTCCGTAATGGATCAGTTCGACCGCATGAAAGAGAAACACCCCGACGCCTTGCTACTTTTCCGCACCGGCAGCACATACGAAATCTACCGTCAGGACGCGAAAAAGGTGTCGGAAATTCTCGGTACACCAGTCTCCACGCGTACAGTCGGCAAAGAAAAGAATGTCGATGTGGCATCTTTCCCACATGAAGCACTCGACACTTATCTGCCACGGCTTGTAAGAGCCGGAATGAGAGTGGCTATATGCGAGCAGCTTGAAGAACCCAAGCAGAAGAAAAAGGAGCAGGAGGCGAAGCACGGGGAGACTACATCACAACAACCCATTAACAAAGAATCCGATATGCCAAGAAAAAAGAAAGAGAAGACTCCCCAGGAGGAGCCTGTAAAGACCACAAAGAGCGCGGTCGATGAAACGACCCCGAAAGAGAAGAAATCAGAATCCCAATCCGCCACCCAGGGCGAAGCCGCCGAGCGCAAGCCCCGTGAGCCTCAGATGGTGACGGTCAACGGCGACAAGGTGACACACGGCCATGCCTACCAGAGCAAGACCAACCCGGAGGACTGGTATTTCACAGCCAAAATCAACGGCGAACAACTGAAGCCTCAGA
The sequence above is drawn from the Duncaniella freteri genome and encodes:
- the traN gene encoding conjugative transposon protein TraN — translated: MKDKIIAATLALCAVAIPATAKEKILVNSEVTTHIVMPENIKMVDLSTTKIIGNQCADNIVRIKPFIEADSVPAHYREGELMGTLTLIGERHLAQYDVVYTAAPSRAASIHRVPYAGLDSYINPEVSMPQSEMARYAWAVYGSGRKYNQVVSKANGMKAIVNNIYSIGNYFFIDYSLQNSTKIAYDIAEVRVKLTDKKEVKATNSQTVELSPVYSLNLARKFKKNYRNVLVLDKLTFPDEKVLRIEISENQISGRVITLTVEYDDILNADGFDSDILKNLPFNYSPHIYK
- a CDS encoding toxin-antitoxin system protein; this encodes MEIALKKNQSFRLSVELIDRLKQLAKRQNRSLNNYVETVLLDAAYHEPNAVTLEAMEEAASGRLRNEPALNLSSVEAMEKSMGL
- a CDS encoding conjugal transfer protein TraK → MISLNMLCSDTFPTMPIKHLRRGCFVTHSKITICYPLIINAKHGYIENFHQYFFNLPPDNDYIKWTVGKAMYMADGTALKQKQALDENGFYSDIISSSAVCTIICDSIQFDEHTRKFSYYGTQIIKRRTRDLKRTMLTTGYVENVPRTQNNPHGLMITNWRTLENKDLDY
- a CDS encoding type IV secretory system conjugative DNA transfer family protein — encoded protein: MAFEETKEQQQMYNYFRSCIYIFLIIEIVMNLPITADNRVTQFILDLLGRFKVFNSVAGCKVVELVCICVVCIGTKAKKALKFNLKTMVVYPVLAGLTLVGLCFIFHHGTWGMSLFGFPASRVLYAFCSVVGTMLVHQGLDGIAKYYNHKVGEDRFNFENESFEQSRQEANTPYSVNIPMIFYWKKRMHNGYINIINPFRGTIVLGTPGSGKSFGIIDPFIRQHARKGFAMMVYDYKFPTLAKTLFYQYCKNLHYGNLPNGCGFRIVNFTDVEYSNRINPIQRKYIPDLAAASETAATLLASLNKGGGEKKGGSEAFFTNSAENFLAAIIYFFVNFHPTGFLKGKKLKRYISHEGKKLELVIRNWDDFNALDENGEVMLDFVNENGRDVSTDEDKMFVDLNGFSYIDRMGKLILIDRCWYEDENGNEVEPDTITGEFSDMPHVLSFLGRKYSEVFDILMMDDKIASLMAPFKSAYENKANDQLEGMVGTLRVNAARLVSPEAYWVFTGDDFDLKISDPVSPSYLVIANDPEKEQVIGSLNALVLNRLITRVNSKGNIPVSIIVDELPTLYFHKIDRLIGTARSNKVAVTLGFQELPQLEADYGKVGMQKIITTCGNIFMGAARNKETLEWAQNDVFGKAKQTSTSITINDQKISTSISEKMDYLVPAAKIADMATGWLAGQAARDFTATDEKMLSHFDIEDSEEFKTTKYFCKTHFDMARIKEEESNYVELPKIYSFDSEREKEIMLNRNFKRVNQEVADMVKELLGTE
- a CDS encoding type II toxin-antitoxin system YafQ family toxin, whose protein sequence is MKKLKPGSQYKKDYKRFRNNPKKVEKLFRILELLQNEEPIPEENRPHPLTGNYAGHMECHIEGDFLLIWFDPDTDEINLVRLGSHSELFG
- a CDS encoding relaxase, giving the protein MIAKAKSISHGINALNYITGVSANKKHLENIFHICDSLLPPGIDPLGIWNSVKLDSLCRPRMKNNLIRIEISPAVEHTRDFTPEDWKQLWQDFVTEFDRQEMKDRKGRLLSPRTNLAGSKSTVWLHLESDSGTPHLHAIVSRLDEDGNINNDSNIHLRAQRAAERVARKRGWQTAANIHDINRQSVSRDCLDVLYRMSEWSIDDYFARLEAKGYSFKVRTDEKGVIRGYILKKGNAKFKASELGKGRNLMASKLEATWNKLHPTHGQQTKADSEEYYNRPDYTAYRPDTRRVNFEHEGNSYTRFIPEQVMQMFDNEFDSNEVDNWVDLINEACYHFAVAMGYMAFLNAPAHVSGGGGSSGNDLPRKRDDLEEEIARARRCAEAARSKIGIVRKRGFRR
- a CDS encoding conjugative transposon protein TraM; translated protein: MKKINFRQPKYIFPAVIFVPLCALIYFAMETFGGGGDDPQAVATDRINSTLPEANAEAPGDKMFEMSRRFGDEDAFTAVGALGEEQEEREALEHGYTEDELNRLDAAEAERIRQQQELEELERSLAESRRHINSYAYGDGYNPADYEPAVDPRSEYARDLEAIQQRSYERQKAIEAGLGIGQPDPEEAMRKHRADSIARVREIEREKNRPLLVLKSRETNADKFNTVGSSADNVDAPLIRAMIDKTTKAHEGTRLRFKLLDDVTIHDVRLAKGTYLYGTVTGFGQQRVRAAITSILVGGKFLKVNLSVFDNDGMEGFYVPESAFRDFMKEAGTSTVQQNISFESESGYGSGISGEAIALQALQNMYNSATSAVSANIRKNKAKIKYNTIVYLINSEEAY